From Terriglobales bacterium:
CTTTGATAGAAAGAACGTGGCGGCGAGATTGGAAAAATTGTCAGGGTCGTCAGGTTCGAGTGAAATTACCTGTCGCCAAACCGGAATGGCGTCGTCCGGCTTCTTCATGGTCATGAGAGTAAAAGCCAAGGCTTTATAGCTCAGCGGCTGCTGCGGGTCATTGGTGATGGCAGAGTGATAAGCCTGGAGCGCAAGGTCCATCTGCCTTTCATACTTGTAGATGTCTGCCATCCAGAGCCAGGCGCGCGTGAATTTAGGATCAAGCTCGACGGCATGTTTCAGAGAAGCGATTTCTCCCGCGGTATCGTGTCTCTGGTATCCGTCTTTCGCTTCATCATAGGCCCGAGCTGCTTCTGGATTGTCACTGTACGGAAGTTCCCAAACAGCATCCATATAGGAAAATGGCGTGACCCCGCCATTCTCGGAAAGAGCGATATAGAAGTTCTGGTCGTTATTGATTGACTTCACGAATTTCTTGTAGGCGTCATAGTCGCTGAGCGAAACTTCGCGGACCCTCACAAGCAGCTTGCGGTCGGCCTTGAGCACTCCATTCTTGACGCTATACCTGGCGTGGTACTCGCCAAAATTTTCCTTTAGATCTACTTTCGCAGGGAGTAACGGCCGATAGCCTTTCGGAAGTTCGACTGCGGATTCGAGATCCATGTCCCGCGCAGAGCCCAGCCAAACCGGATGTGATGGTTTGGTCTCCGGATCTGGCAACAATATTGGCGGAAGTGGCGGTGTAATGCGCCGATTAGACCAGTCTGAATATTCCTTGCGTGTGTATTTATAGTTCCAATGTAATGGTTCATTGATTTTTTCAGGAGAGCTGGCGGTTACTTCGCTCACGTCCCCACCAAATCCTGAACCGTAAGAGATCTGTTGGATCAGATCCTTCCATTGGGGCATGGGGACTCGGCGAAAGGCACTGCGTAGCACGACCTCACTGTCATCGCCGGCTACCGAGTGCTCAACTTTCCCTTCGAGCGTGCCGGCCGCGCTGAGCTTGGCATCAATTCGGAATGTCCGCAGCGCAGGGATCGCCGGATCAGTTGCGCTGGTCACCAAGGTGGCCGGTTTATCACCCGCAATGACCAAGGCAGATTTGTCGCGCAAAGCACTGAGAAGGTATGCAAATGGCGCGACCTCTGCAGTGCTGTCAAGCCAAATGAAGTCGGTCCCCTTTGGCACCGCCGTCACCACATGATCGAACTGCCCTGGAGAGGGGACATCGGCATCGATTTCGTGCGAACTGTTGATGAGCGCCGCGTAAGCTCTTATGCCCACCGCATCAAACAGCGAGGCCAACAAAGTATGTTTATCCTTGCAGTCGCCATACTGATTGGCCATCACCTCAGCCGCGGAGTGCGGCTGGTATCGCCCAATGCCAAAAGCTATTCCTATGTACCGAAACTGTGTGCTGACGTAGTCGTAGATGGCATGCATCTTGCTGTTTTCGTCAGTTGCGGCTTTCGTCAGTTCAGCCGCCTTTGCACGAACTTCCGGGCTTGGTGATATGCGCTCTCGTTGCAGCTTGTTGTACCAGGCACCCACTTCTTCCCAGCTTTGGAAAGAAGATAGCTGGACCTGGGGTGGAGGTAACTTCCCTCGAGCCGCCAGATAGACGTTCTCTTCCTGCTCTTTCTCCTGTTGCTCAGGCGACGGATGCTGCAGCTGGGAGGTTGTCCACGTGAACAAGCGGCGTTTGCCAACTTCCGTGATCACCGGCTTGGAATCATGGCTCTTCCACTGCACGGTCCGCTCCCGGGGAACACTGACTTGGACCTCTTCGTGAAGGATGATGGAATCGTGCGGGAAATTAAACGCAGTCCAGAACTGTCCAGGAGCCAGGGGCTTGGTTAGGGCCGAGCGGGTGTGCCACTCCAGCACATCAGACACGCTGAGGCCCTTAACTGCCACTTGTTTCTCCCGTAAATCGCTGTAAAACGGGGCTTGGCGGGTGATTTCAGACGGCATGTCCTGAATGTTTTCTGCGGGGGTGGTCACTACCGTACCGTCCGGCTTGTGCACACGAATGTAATCAATTTCAACGTTTTCCACCGCACCCTGGTAAGGAAATGTCAGCACCCCGAAGCGCTTCAGGCCGGAATCGGATTGGATGCGCACGCGTACCGAACTCTCCCGTGTCCCCGTACCGTCGTTTTCGAAAACGATTTTGGTGGAATCCTCTTCATCTACGAATGGCTCTTTGGAGTAATCCGGCTTGGCGTCGGCAGGTTTGGAATCGGCAGGTTTGGCGTCACCAGGTTTGGCGTCAGCAGGTTTGGAATCGGCCGGCTTAGTGCTTTCAGGTTTGGAGGTCTGTGACCCGGCAATTGGCGCAAAACAGGAAACTAGACATAACGTCAATACCACACTGCTAATTCTCATTCATAACCTACGAAAACGGAATGGTCTCACGCCGCCGCTCAAGCCGGCGGCGACGAGTAATGTACCCCGATGGGGCCGACAGTTCAAACTGAAGTTAATGTCTGTTCCAAATTTCGGAATGCTTCACGGTGGTAGATGTTTGTTTTGAAAGCTTAATTTTGTTGACTAGCCGAGCACCTTCGACGTAATGTGTGCCGCACTGTTGCTCTAGCGCTGGAATCCGGCAAACATAAGAAAACACAGTACTGCAGGTTCCACGGCGCGGGGGTCTCGTTTTTAGACCGGAACTCTGGAATTTGGCATCATAGTAGGAGTGCCATGAGGATCAACTGGGTTCATCCCATAATCGGAGTTCTAATC
This genomic window contains:
- a CDS encoding DUF3857 domain-containing protein encodes the protein MRISSVVLTLCLVSCFAPIAGSQTSKPESTKPADSKPADAKPGDAKPADSKPADAKPDYSKEPFVDEEDSTKIVFENDGTGTRESSVRVRIQSDSGLKRFGVLTFPYQGAVENVEIDYIRVHKPDGTVVTTPAENIQDMPSEITRQAPFYSDLREKQVAVKGLSVSDVLEWHTRSALTKPLAPGQFWTAFNFPHDSIILHEEVQVSVPRERTVQWKSHDSKPVITEVGKRRLFTWTTSQLQHPSPEQQEKEQEENVYLAARGKLPPPQVQLSSFQSWEEVGAWYNKLQRERISPSPEVRAKAAELTKAATDENSKMHAIYDYVSTQFRYIGIAFGIGRYQPHSAAEVMANQYGDCKDKHTLLASLFDAVGIRAYAALINSSHEIDADVPSPGQFDHVVTAVPKGTDFIWLDSTAEVAPFAYLLSALRDKSALVIAGDKPATLVTSATDPAIPALRTFRIDAKLSAAGTLEGKVEHSVAGDDSEVVLRSAFRRVPMPQWKDLIQQISYGSGFGGDVSEVTASSPEKINEPLHWNYKYTRKEYSDWSNRRITPPLPPILLPDPETKPSHPVWLGSARDMDLESAVELPKGYRPLLPAKVDLKENFGEYHARYSVKNGVLKADRKLLVRVREVSLSDYDAYKKFVKSINNDQNFYIALSENGGVTPFSYMDAVWELPYSDNPEAARAYDEAKDGYQRHDTAGEIASLKHAVELDPKFTRAWLWMADIYKYERQMDLALQAYHSAITNDPQQPLSYKALAFTLMTMKKPDDAIPVWRQVISLEPDDPDNFSNLAATFFLSKRYSEASAALESAVKLAPDNPDLHLRLGSSYVRAGDEAKGVAELKKGLELDPKPVWFNNAAYALAEANKQLPLALQYAEKAVREEEEASAKVKLAELKKEDLGYTQSLAAFWDTLGWVHFRMGNLDRAEKYLDAAWTLSQWSVIGDHLGQVYEQEHKKQQAVYTYQLALAAAGVSGRMPETQLRLEHLNGKTTSDRLDNSVAADLSLRRTFKLRRITPETASAEFFLVLGQGSKVEEVKFISGSDKLKSADKVLSSLNFKTPLPDDGPTRLVRRGILSCYLTSGCSFVFLTPDMVRSVN